One stretch of Deltaproteobacteria bacterium DNA includes these proteins:
- a CDS encoding aspartate-semialdehyde dehydrogenase produces MPKKSWNIAVVGATGAVGLELVKILEERNFPVGNLKLFASDRSLGKTVSFRDHEFPVHTLDADSFSYVNIAFFSAGSEISKEYVPVAVKSGAVVIDNTAQFRMDKEVPLVVPEVNPSLIAEYKNKGIIANPNCSTIQLVVVLKALMKKAKIKRVVVSTYQSVSGAGLSAMEELSQQTVALFSNKEIKVEALPHRIAFNCLPQIDVFAEENYTKEEWKMINETSKILETKIPMTATTVRVPVFYGHSESVNVEFESPFSREEAINLLQHADGVEVMDEPQKNNYPMAIHAAGEDAIYVGRIRKDLSVPHGLNLWIVADNIRKGAALNAIQIAELLIPLLSS; encoded by the coding sequence ATGCCAAAGAAATCTTGGAACATTGCTGTTGTGGGGGCTACCGGTGCTGTGGGGCTGGAGCTTGTTAAAATTCTGGAAGAAAGAAATTTTCCGGTTGGCAATTTAAAACTGTTTGCTTCCGATCGTTCACTGGGAAAAACCGTTTCTTTTCGCGATCACGAATTTCCTGTTCACACGTTGGATGCGGATTCTTTCAGCTACGTTAACATCGCTTTTTTCAGCGCGGGTTCGGAGATCAGCAAAGAATATGTTCCTGTCGCCGTGAAAAGCGGTGCCGTGGTGATTGATAACACGGCCCAATTCCGTATGGATAAAGAGGTTCCGCTCGTGGTTCCCGAAGTCAACCCTTCGTTGATCGCCGAATATAAAAACAAAGGAATCATCGCCAATCCAAATTGCTCAACAATTCAACTCGTGGTGGTGCTCAAAGCCCTCATGAAAAAAGCAAAAATCAAACGGGTTGTGGTGTCGACTTACCAATCTGTTTCGGGTGCCGGCCTTTCGGCGATGGAAGAACTCTCCCAGCAAACGGTAGCGCTTTTTTCAAATAAGGAAATAAAAGTGGAGGCGCTTCCGCATCGCATTGCGTTTAATTGTCTTCCGCAGATCGATGTTTTTGCGGAGGAGAATTACACCAAAGAAGAGTGGAAGATGATCAACGAAACATCCAAAATTTTGGAAACGAAAATTCCCATGACGGCAACCACCGTGCGTGTGCCGGTTTTTTACGGACATAGTGAGTCAGTCAATGTGGAATTTGAATCGCCCTTCTCCCGCGAAGAGGCGATAAATCTGCTTCAGCACGCGGATGGTGTGGAGGTGATGGATGAACCGCAAAAAAATAATTATCCGATGGCCATTCACGCGGCTGGCGAAGATGCAATTTATGTGGGGCGTATTCGTAAAGATCTTTCCGTCCCTCACGGTTTGAATCTCTGGATTGTAGCCGACAACATTCGCAAAGGTGCCGCGTTGAATGCAATTCAGATTGCCGAACTTTTAATTCCATTGCTGTCATCCTGA